Below is a genomic region from Alosa alosa isolate M-15738 ecotype Scorff River chromosome 24, AALO_Geno_1.1, whole genome shotgun sequence.
AGCTCATAAAATCATTCATTcagctttctttctctttctccccctatatttctctcccctctctttctccttccttgCCCTTTGCCTTTCCTACACTCTTCATCCCTTGTTCCACAGCTTTCACACTTGTAgagctctttttctctctttacatattttttcccctcagactccagttctctcctccactcattTCCACTTCACCTCCCTCACTcaatttgtctttttctgttcccttcccttcctcccCATCCCTAGGGCAGTTCCAGCATGTTTCTCTCCTCCAGCATCCTCTGAGTCCTGTGATGCACTTTCTTGATGGCAGCGACCAGTGTCCGCATCACCGGTTTGGCCTCCTCCTGCGAGGTCACGCACACCAGCTCCAGGAACACCTTCCGGGCCGGCATGGCACCGAACGCCACCTCGGCGGCCTGCCTCAGGAGCCACGGGTGGTGCGGTGCCAGGGCCTGCCGGTAGGCCTCACGGCACAGCTCCCCGGGCGAGCGCAGGTGGCCCTCGGCATCAGGGCCCTCGTGGAGCTTATCGAGGAGCAGCCGCAGCCAGAGCAGCGAGCGGTGGAGCCGCAGCAAAGTACGACTGCCTGACGGAGTGTGCCGGCTGAAGTCCACCAGGCCGGCGCCCAGCtcgccgtccagcatggagcggACAGAGTGGTAGGTACCTGCGTCTAGGGGGAGAGGGGTGTCCACAGCAGCGGCATTGTTGAGGCGCTGCTGCCACAGGGCGCTCCGGGCAAtgtgagaggagggagaggagaggtcacGTAAGAGTGTGATCTTTTCCTGGACTTTCGGGGAGAAGAAGCTCACAAGAGCGCCAAGGGAGTTCATGAACCTGAGGCCGAGGAAGGGAGGGCGTGAGATGTTGGGGAAGAAACAGAGAAAAGGAGATTTTATGTAGGCTCAAGATGGGCTTCACTCTGGGTAATGGATATTGAGAAAAACTTAATTCCTTTAAAAACGTTATCCTTCGAAAGTATTGAACGCAATAGCTTTGCTTTGTAATTGTAATAGAGGAATATATTTTAGTACATGGAGCTACTAAGCTAAGtactaaaaagtaaaaaaatatacataaaCTATACAGACAATACTGAATACCATTCCTCCATCTGTATACTGCCTAACTAAGCAACAGCCTCTGATTCTTCTTAAAGTTTAACTCCG
It encodes:
- the gltpd2a gene encoding ceramide-1-phosphate transfer protein; translation: MRSLRLLRVFLLPASMLVLLLFVSSYWLPQGTPEGCNSVWRPCFSVYSQTSKPEPHAIAESNHIAENDILMEECPGQDFQVSHLYSHLTYALGPASDVILDEYLSSWEELIKFMNSLGALVSFFSPKVQEKITLLRDLSSPSSHIARSALWQQRLNNAAAVDTPLPLDAGTYHSVRSMLDGELGAGLVDFSRHTPSGSRTLLRLHRSLLWLRLLLDKLHEGPDAEGHLRSPGELCREAYRQALAPHHPWLLRQAAEVAFGAMPARKVFLELVCVTSQEEAKPVMRTLVAAIKKVHHRTQRMLEERNMLELP